The genomic stretch CTAACTGAACGTATTTTACAACACTATGATCTTTGTTTTTACGAGAAGTTACACGAATATACATAATACTATTTTACCATTGTGTACCTACCCTTTCAATATATATTCAGACAATATTTAGAGTTATCCACAGATTCGTGTGCCTACACGTTTTTGTGATATTCACTTGTGGATAACCCGTTAAACCCGCGTGGTTGATGTGTCTCATTTTTTTCCATGTGCCTAAAGTGAAGTTTGACTGTCGAACCCGAGCTGAAGTCGGCCAACATAAGCAACATGGCACACCCTGTGTTTGTAAATATATACGATAAGCCCTTGTCAAGATCTGGAGTATCCTACGTCCTTGATAAATATGCGCACAAGGCTCGTAAAATAAGACCAGAATTATATTCATCAAAACTGCATCCCCACATATTAAGGCATTCCAAAGCAATGCATCTGCTTGAAAATGGAGTGAATTTAATTTATATTAGGGATTTTCTGGGACATTCATCGGTTACTACAACTGAGATCTATGCAAGATGCAACCCTGAATTGAAAAGAAAATACATTGAACAGGCTAGCAACTTGATTACAGAATCCGTTGAGAAATACAGTAAAAGTGAAAAACAAAACCTGATTGCCTGGCTCCGAGAAAACATCTAATAATTATGTTGAGTGGTTATACCGCAAATCTTATATACGGGCGGCATAACCACTCATAACTCTACATAATATATCGCTCAACATAAGACGAGTTATGTAAAGCTTCGCATAATTCGTCGGCATGCAGGTAGTTTTCCTCCAAGAGTATCTGCTGCATCCGCTTCAAAAGCGGGGTGAGCCAATCTCGGGCTGCTACCATGATCCAATTGGCCATGGTGGCACGACTTAATTCAACGCCCAGCGTCTTCCACTCCTTTTCCTGACGGTAAAGAGGAAGGGCGTTGACAAACTTCTGATGCATCACCCAAGCTACTGTGGAGGGAGATGCCATGGA from Desulfitobacterium dichloroeliminans LMG P-21439 encodes the following:
- a CDS encoding tyrosine-type recombinase/integrase, which codes for MTVEPELKSANISNMAHPVFVNIYDKPLSRSGVSYVLDKYAHKARKIRPELYSSKLHPHILRHSKAMHLLENGVNLIYIRDFLGHSSVTTTEIYARCNPELKRKYIEQASNLITESVEKYSKSEKQNLIAWLRENI